In Thermodesulforhabdus norvegica, a single window of DNA contains:
- a CDS encoding LAGLIDADG family homing endonuclease codes for MPLPRPPEVPELRLSQNALVVLRKRYLKKGEKGEPIETPEELFWRVARHIAKADALYGKTAEQVKETALKFYSLMVGKDFMPNSPTLMNAGRRLGQLSACFVLPVDDSIDSIFEAIKYAAMIHKSGGGTGFSFSRIRPENDQVLSTRGVASGPISFMTVFDTATETIKQGGTRRGANMGILRIDHPDIEKFITCKEDNDKLTNFNISVAVTDAFMEALEKDTFYPLINPRTGEVVREVRAREIFDKIVYAAWKNGEPGVVFIDRINAKNPTPHVGQIESTNPCVTADTWVMTAEGPRLVKDLISRKFTAVVNGDFWDSDEKGFFKTGVRKVYKLTTTEGYEIRLTSDHPVLRVKKITRYRLETEWVKVSELRKGDKVVINNHMAIPEWDGQYSEAEGYLIGLLLGDGTFSENRAVISSWGDSRGPAAVREVVEVYASGLPHRSDFAGWSKIDGRNEYRLRMAYITRLAKEIGVYRNKNITEKIEKASYQFYRGFLRGLFDSDGTVVGSQEKGLSIRLSQSNLELLKGVQRMLLRMGIASKIYRYRRKAGRRPMPDGKGGEKEYQFKDQHELVISNDNVVVFQEKVGFNDVVKREMLEELLSRYSRSPNRERFIATIEEITEDGAEEVYDVIIPGVNAFDANGFVVHNCGEQPLLPFESCNLGSINLSQMVKDGRIDYDRLGRVVWEAVHFLDNVIDVNKYPLPQIEQMTLANRKIGLGVMGFADMLFKLGIPYNCEEAERVAEEVMSFIQRESKKASAALAMERGNFPNYRGSVWDNPETPYMRNATTTTIAPTGTISIIAGCSSGIEPVFALCFVRRVLDGEELLEIHPYFEEVARSRGFYSDELMRTISQKGSIKDISGIPEDLRRIFVIAHDVSPEWHVRIQAAFQKYVDNAVSKTINFPKNATPGDVEKAYLLAYKLGCKGITVYRDGSREQQVLSVGKATRAPAPCSRGIEPRPRPQITRGVTIRMNTGCGKLYVTINEDEYGICEVFAQMGKAGGCAYSQIEATGRLISLALRSGVRVDSIIKQLMGIRCPSPVWQNGDQIVSCSDAIARALKEYTKSSVEVERSEMGACPDCGAAVEYDGGCIVCRSCGFSRCS; via the coding sequence ATGCCTCTGCCGAGACCGCCCGAGGTGCCGGAACTCAGGCTTTCCCAGAATGCCCTTGTCGTTCTCAGGAAGCGCTACCTCAAAAAAGGCGAAAAGGGGGAACCCATTGAGACCCCTGAGGAACTCTTCTGGCGCGTAGCCCGCCATATAGCCAAGGCTGATGCTCTGTATGGGAAAACGGCGGAACAGGTTAAAGAAACGGCCCTGAAGTTTTATTCTTTAATGGTCGGCAAGGATTTCATGCCCAATTCTCCGACGCTTATGAATGCGGGTCGGCGTCTGGGACAGCTTTCGGCCTGTTTTGTCCTGCCCGTTGATGACTCCATAGACAGCATTTTTGAGGCCATAAAATACGCTGCCATGATTCACAAAAGCGGTGGAGGAACGGGCTTCTCTTTTTCGCGAATAAGGCCCGAGAACGATCAGGTGCTTTCAACGAGGGGAGTTGCAAGCGGCCCCATTTCCTTTATGACCGTTTTTGATACCGCTACGGAAACGATAAAGCAGGGTGGAACGCGCCGTGGTGCCAATATGGGTATCCTGAGGATAGACCATCCCGATATTGAAAAGTTCATAACCTGTAAGGAAGATAACGATAAGCTCACGAATTTCAATATTTCTGTTGCCGTCACCGATGCTTTTATGGAAGCCCTCGAAAAAGATACTTTCTATCCACTGATTAACCCCCGAACCGGTGAAGTCGTAAGGGAAGTTCGAGCAAGGGAAATTTTCGATAAAATAGTTTACGCTGCATGGAAAAATGGCGAACCCGGTGTCGTCTTCATAGACAGGATTAACGCAAAAAACCCGACGCCTCACGTGGGGCAGATTGAGAGTACCAACCCGTGTGTAACAGCCGACACCTGGGTGATGACTGCTGAAGGGCCAAGGCTTGTTAAAGACCTCATCAGCAGGAAATTCACTGCCGTGGTAAACGGAGATTTCTGGGATAGTGACGAGAAGGGATTCTTTAAGACAGGTGTCAGGAAGGTTTACAAACTCACCACGACGGAGGGTTATGAGATCAGGCTCACATCAGACCACCCCGTTCTCAGGGTGAAGAAAATAACCAGATACAGATTAGAAACCGAGTGGGTAAAGGTATCCGAGCTCAGAAAGGGAGATAAAGTGGTTATAAACAACCACATGGCAATTCCTGAGTGGGACGGGCAGTATTCGGAGGCAGAAGGATACCTAATCGGACTGCTCCTCGGGGACGGGACATTTTCAGAGAACAGAGCCGTGATCTCTTCATGGGGAGATAGCCGTGGTCCAGCAGCGGTTAGAGAAGTTGTTGAAGTTTACGCCTCTGGCCTACCTCACAGATCCGATTTTGCGGGCTGGAGCAAAATTGACGGAAGAAATGAATATAGGCTAAGAATGGCATACATCACCAGGCTCGCAAAGGAAATCGGTGTTTACAGAAACAAGAACATAACAGAAAAGATTGAGAAGGCTTCCTATCAGTTCTACAGAGGTTTTCTGAGAGGGTTGTTTGACTCTGACGGCACTGTCGTTGGATCACAGGAGAAGGGCCTTAGCATCAGGCTTTCGCAGTCGAACCTCGAACTGCTGAAAGGTGTTCAGAGAATGCTCCTTAGAATGGGCATAGCTTCAAAAATCTATCGATACAGGAGAAAGGCTGGAAGAAGGCCAATGCCTGATGGAAAGGGTGGAGAGAAGGAATATCAGTTCAAGGACCAGCATGAACTCGTGATCTCCAACGACAACGTCGTAGTTTTCCAGGAAAAAGTGGGTTTCAACGATGTGGTGAAGAGAGAGATGCTGGAAGAGCTTTTAAGCAGGTACAGTAGGAGTCCTAACAGAGAGAGGTTCATCGCAACTATCGAAGAAATTACGGAGGATGGAGCGGAGGAAGTTTACGACGTTATCATTCCGGGAGTGAACGCTTTCGATGCCAATGGCTTTGTTGTGCACAACTGCGGTGAACAACCCTTGCTTCCTTTTGAGTCCTGCAATCTGGGCTCCATAAATCTTTCTCAAATGGTCAAAGACGGGCGAATTGATTACGACAGGCTCGGTAGGGTTGTGTGGGAGGCAGTGCACTTTTTGGATAACGTCATCGACGTAAATAAGTATCCTCTTCCCCAGATTGAGCAAATGACCCTGGCCAACCGAAAAATCGGGCTGGGGGTAATGGGATTTGCCGACATGCTGTTCAAACTCGGGATACCTTACAACTGTGAAGAAGCCGAAAGGGTTGCTGAAGAGGTTATGTCATTCATACAGAGAGAATCCAAGAAAGCGTCGGCGGCCCTTGCTATGGAACGGGGTAATTTCCCAAATTATCGCGGTTCAGTCTGGGACAATCCCGAAACGCCCTATATGAGAAATGCAACGACGACAACCATTGCTCCGACGGGTACCATAAGCATCATTGCCGGGTGTTCCAGCGGTATTGAGCCGGTCTTTGCCCTCTGTTTCGTTCGCAGGGTTCTGGACGGGGAAGAGCTTCTGGAAATTCACCCCTATTTCGAAGAAGTAGCCAGGTCCAGAGGGTTTTACAGTGATGAACTCATGAGGACTATTTCTCAAAAGGGTTCCATAAAGGATATCTCGGGTATTCCCGAGGACCTCAGGCGAATTTTTGTGATTGCTCATGATGTTTCACCTGAGTGGCACGTCAGAATTCAGGCCGCTTTTCAGAAGTATGTGGATAATGCCGTCAGCAAAACGATAAACTTTCCGAAGAATGCCACTCCCGGGGATGTAGAAAAAGCCTACCTCCTTGCCTACAAGCTGGGTTGCAAGGGGATTACTGTTTACCGGGACGGAAGCCGTGAGCAACAGGTTCTTTCGGTAGGGAAGGCCACCAGGGCTCCTGCGCCTTGTTCGCGAGGCATCGAGCCCAGGCCGCGGCCTCAGATCACCCGGGGCGTCACCATCAGGATGAACACCGGTTGCGGCAAGCTTTACGTGACCATAAACGAAGATGAGTACGGAATCTGTGAGGTTTTCGCACAGATGGGTAAAGCCGGCGGCTGTGCTTATTCTCAGATAGAGGCGACGGGAAGGCTGATTTCGCTGGCGTTGAGGTCGGGAGTGCGGGTGGATTCGATAATAAAACAGCTTATGGGCATAAGATGTCCATCGCCGGTCTGGCAGAACGGAGATCAAATCGTTTCCTGCTCTGATGCGATTGCAAGGGCTCTTAAAGAGTACACCAAGTCCAGCGTGGAAGTTGAACGCTCCGAGATGGGAGCCTGTCCCGATTGTGGAGCCGCCGTTGAATACGATGGCGGTTGCATAGTCTGCCGTTCCTGTGGATTTTCTCGATGCTCCTGA
- the nfi gene encoding deoxyribonuclease V (cleaves DNA at apurinic or apyrimidinic sites): MGEWEWLRYRELIEVKTPEEAIKLQKKLANSVVLQPLSFDFSVLAAADLAYVRELDSYVAVVATFSWPDLKQLEIVSHIGKVRFPYIPGLLSFREVPAIFEAWRKLERKPDVFLCDGQGIAHPRGLGLASHLGLLLDIPTVGCAKARLCGHHAELGIEKGVRTFLYLDKKVIGVVLRSRAGVKPLYVSPGHKTDIESSVRLVEKCLGRYRIPEPLRVAHREATQIARRIKLDLSRENQSLPSSS; the protein is encoded by the coding sequence TTGGGCGAGTGGGAGTGGCTGCGCTACAGAGAGCTTATCGAGGTAAAAACGCCGGAAGAGGCCATAAAGCTTCAGAAAAAGCTGGCAAATTCCGTCGTTTTGCAGCCTCTTTCTTTTGACTTTTCCGTTTTGGCGGCTGCGGATCTTGCTTACGTAAGAGAACTCGATTCATATGTTGCTGTGGTTGCTACCTTTTCATGGCCGGACCTAAAACAACTGGAGATTGTGTCGCATATTGGTAAAGTTCGATTTCCCTACATACCGGGCTTGCTTTCCTTCAGAGAAGTTCCCGCCATATTTGAGGCCTGGAGAAAGCTTGAAAGAAAGCCCGATGTGTTTTTGTGTGATGGGCAGGGCATTGCTCATCCCAGAGGATTGGGGCTTGCCAGCCACCTGGGCCTTCTGCTGGACATACCCACAGTGGGTTGTGCGAAAGCCCGCCTTTGCGGACATCACGCAGAGCTTGGGATTGAAAAAGGAGTCCGAACTTTTCTCTATCTCGATAAGAAGGTAATCGGGGTGGTGCTCCGGTCCAGGGCAGGGGTTAAGCCGCTGTACGTTTCTCCGGGCCATAAGACGGATATAGAAAGTAGCGTAAGACTGGTTGAAAAATGCTTGGGACGATATCGAATTCCCGAGCCCCTTCGCGTGGCCCACAGAGAGGCCACGCAGATTGCCCGAAGAATTAAACTTGATCTTTCTCGGGAAAATCAATCCTTACCAAGTAGCTCCTGA
- a CDS encoding inositol monophosphatase family protein, with translation MESLSKGEIESFALNALKNVASVALQYYGKGNPSVKFDHELVTSAEMVIDRQMRDEIRSSFPEAAIFGEGTKAVEYRHGEAGLMWVYDALDGVANFQAGIPMWGISLALVENFWPVFGAYFIPVTGDMFWAFADEKAYWNGKEICHEEGEPTNNESLLFTYSRFHDHFKTNFPGKIRNLGCSGAHICYVAAGRADGAVLYNVGFRDLIAPSIIVKSAGGYIGRVDGEPFYINDYIDGRGIKEFLLAARKDEHEQIRSYLVRIDFPEKDQV, from the coding sequence ATGGAATCGCTGTCCAAAGGTGAGATTGAGAGTTTTGCCCTGAATGCTTTAAAAAACGTTGCTTCCGTGGCGCTTCAATATTACGGGAAGGGGAACCCCTCCGTTAAGTTTGACCACGAACTGGTAACATCGGCGGAAATGGTCATAGATCGGCAAATGAGAGATGAAATCCGTTCCAGTTTTCCCGAGGCCGCCATCTTCGGCGAGGGTACCAAAGCGGTAGAGTACCGCCACGGTGAGGCCGGCCTGATGTGGGTTTACGATGCCCTGGACGGGGTGGCCAACTTCCAGGCAGGTATTCCCATGTGGGGGATTTCCCTCGCCCTTGTTGAAAATTTTTGGCCCGTCTTCGGAGCCTATTTCATCCCCGTGACAGGTGACATGTTTTGGGCCTTTGCCGACGAAAAGGCCTACTGGAACGGTAAAGAAATATGTCACGAAGAAGGTGAACCCACAAATAATGAAAGCCTGTTGTTCACCTACTCCAGATTTCACGATCACTTTAAGACGAACTTCCCGGGCAAGATAAGGAATCTGGGTTGTTCCGGAGCTCATATATGCTACGTTGCAGCAGGTCGTGCGGATGGTGCCGTGCTTTACAATGTGGGTTTTAGAGACCTCATCGCTCCCAGCATAATAGTGAAATCGGCCGGAGGATACATAGGTCGGGTAGACGGCGAGCCCTTTTACATTAACGATTACATAGACGGAAGAGGTATAAAGGAATTTCTCCTGGCAGCACGAAAGGACGAACACGAACAAATCAGGAGCTACTTGGTAAGGATTGATTTTCCCGAGAAAGATCAAGTTTAA
- the gatB gene encoding Asp-tRNA(Asn)/Glu-tRNA(Gln) amidotransferase subunit GatB yields the protein MEYEAVIGLEVHAQLKTKTKIFCGCPARFGDEPNTNVCPVCLGMPGALPVLNRRVVEYALKLALATNCRIARISRFARKHYFYPDLPKNFQISQYELPLAEQGWLEVETSAGTRRIGIRRIHMEEDAGKLIHDESQPLSYVDYNRTGVPLLEIVSEPDIRTPEEAAAYLKALRDIVVYLDICDGNMEEGSFRCDANISLRPAGSRELGVKTEVKNMNSFRNVQKALEFEIRRQKALLEQGKAVVQETRLWDAARGITVGMRTKEEAHDYRYFPDPNLLPVVIDDSWIEEVKKSIPELPTPKKKRFMEQYGLPAYDADILVSDRDLADYFEATVRLYGKPKTVSNWILSELLRELNRDNRPVSECPVTPENLAELLTLIDDQTISGKIAKSVFEEMYATGERASTIVEKRGLKQVTDEGLLESVVSAVLDEHPAEVEKYLKGAEKVIGFFVGQVMRKTQGKANPQIVNQLLREHLEKRRK from the coding sequence ATGGAGTACGAGGCTGTTATTGGGCTGGAGGTTCATGCTCAGTTAAAAACGAAGACAAAGATATTCTGTGGGTGTCCCGCCAGGTTTGGAGACGAGCCCAATACCAATGTTTGTCCTGTTTGCCTGGGTATGCCCGGTGCCCTTCCTGTACTTAATCGCAGGGTCGTGGAATACGCCCTGAAGCTTGCTCTGGCGACGAATTGCAGGATAGCCAGGATAAGTCGATTTGCCCGCAAGCATTACTTTTATCCGGATCTGCCCAAGAATTTTCAGATATCTCAGTACGAACTCCCCCTGGCAGAACAGGGCTGGCTTGAAGTGGAAACATCGGCGGGAACGCGCAGGATAGGCATACGCCGTATTCACATGGAAGAGGATGCAGGAAAACTGATACACGATGAGAGTCAGCCTCTGAGCTATGTTGACTATAACAGAACGGGCGTGCCACTGCTGGAGATCGTAAGTGAGCCTGATATTCGTACACCGGAGGAGGCAGCCGCCTATTTGAAGGCTTTGCGGGATATCGTGGTTTATCTTGACATCTGCGACGGCAACATGGAAGAAGGAAGCTTTCGTTGTGATGCCAACATTTCTTTGAGACCTGCCGGTAGCAGAGAGCTCGGGGTAAAGACCGAAGTAAAAAACATGAATTCTTTCAGGAATGTGCAGAAAGCTCTGGAATTTGAAATTAGAAGGCAGAAGGCTCTGCTTGAGCAGGGTAAAGCCGTAGTCCAGGAAACGCGTCTGTGGGATGCGGCACGGGGCATTACGGTAGGGATGCGGACCAAGGAAGAGGCGCACGACTACAGATACTTTCCCGATCCGAATCTCCTGCCCGTTGTGATCGACGACTCCTGGATAGAAGAGGTCAAAAAGTCCATTCCGGAGCTTCCGACGCCCAAAAAGAAGCGCTTTATGGAACAATATGGTCTGCCGGCTTACGATGCCGACATTCTCGTTTCCGACCGTGATCTGGCCGACTATTTTGAGGCTACCGTGAGGCTTTACGGTAAGCCCAAAACGGTCAGCAATTGGATCCTGTCGGAACTCTTGCGGGAACTCAACCGCGACAACCGTCCGGTTTCAGAATGTCCGGTAACACCTGAGAACCTTGCCGAGCTTTTGACCCTCATTGATGACCAGACCATAAGTGGGAAGATTGCAAAAAGCGTTTTTGAGGAAATGTATGCAACGGGAGAAAGGGCTTCCACAATTGTGGAAAAGCGTGGATTGAAGCAGGTTACCGACGAAGGGTTACTTGAAAGTGTGGTTAGTGCCGTTCTCGATGAACATCCTGCGGAGGTTGAGAAGTACCTGAAGGGAGCCGAAAAGGTTATAGGATTCTTCGTGGGACAGGTTATGAGAAAAACCCAGGGCAAGGCCAATCCCCAGATTGTCAATCAGCTCTTAAGGGAGCATCTGGAAAAACGACGAAAGTAG
- the mtnA gene encoding S-methyl-5-thioribose-1-phosphate isomerase, whose amino-acid sequence MAIRPVLWDGDVFRVLDQRLLPHKEHYIDCDTSDKAIRAIKNMAVRGAPAVGLTGAAAVALGAREIDARDVDTFMKKFDRLCDRVKRARPTGYNLEWAVEQMRLVVVENLSIGIDAIVEKLREKSEALINEDIEVNRAIGAWGKDVIPAEGAVLTYCNAGGLATGGYGTALGVIRAAWEEGKKFHVFACETRPYLQGSRLTMFELLKEGIPATLITDNAAGFLMQKKKINVVVVGADRITANGDVANKIGTYSLAVLAKTHNIPFYVAAPRSTIDPMKSRGDQIPIEERPGREITHLGGKAIAPAGTEALYLAFDVTPSRYVSGIITEVGIITRPYTRNIRLALQKEAGK is encoded by the coding sequence ATGGCGATACGGCCCGTTTTATGGGATGGAGATGTGTTCAGAGTACTGGACCAGAGGCTTTTGCCTCATAAGGAGCACTATATAGACTGCGATACCAGTGATAAAGCCATAAGAGCCATAAAGAACATGGCCGTGCGGGGAGCACCTGCCGTGGGCCTTACCGGGGCTGCGGCCGTTGCCCTGGGGGCGAGAGAGATAGATGCCCGGGATGTGGATACCTTCATGAAAAAGTTCGATCGACTTTGTGATCGAGTTAAACGTGCCCGCCCTACGGGATATAACCTCGAGTGGGCGGTTGAACAAATGAGGCTGGTGGTCGTCGAAAACTTATCCATTGGCATAGACGCAATCGTAGAAAAGCTAAGGGAAAAGTCGGAGGCTCTTATTAACGAAGACATTGAAGTGAACCGTGCCATCGGTGCCTGGGGTAAAGATGTAATACCGGCGGAAGGAGCGGTGCTGACTTACTGTAATGCCGGAGGGCTGGCAACGGGCGGCTATGGAACCGCTCTGGGAGTTATCCGGGCTGCCTGGGAGGAAGGGAAAAAGTTCCATGTCTTTGCCTGTGAGACCAGGCCGTATCTTCAGGGAAGCAGGCTTACCATGTTTGAACTTTTGAAGGAGGGCATACCTGCTACCCTGATCACCGATAACGCGGCCGGCTTCCTGATGCAGAAAAAGAAAATTAATGTAGTCGTCGTGGGAGCCGACCGTATCACTGCAAATGGCGATGTGGCAAATAAAATCGGAACTTACTCCCTTGCAGTTCTTGCAAAAACTCACAACATACCTTTTTATGTGGCGGCACCCAGATCCACAATAGACCCGATGAAAAGCCGGGGAGACCAGATCCCTATCGAAGAGCGTCCCGGCAGGGAGATTACTCACCTCGGCGGAAAGGCCATAGCCCCTGCAGGGACCGAAGCGTTGTATCTGGCCTTTGACGTAACCCCCTCCCGGTACGTTTCGGGAATTATTACAGAAGTGGGGATAATAACCAGGCCCTATACGAGAAACATAAGGCTTGCACTGCAGAAGGAGGCAGGTAAATGA
- a CDS encoding tRNA (adenine-N1)-methyltransferase: MTVFQPGEWVLLTTDKGKNWLVRLSPGESFSCHLGSISHDDIIGREEGHCWVTPKGVNVFLFRPAMKDLLFHLRRKTQIIYPKDAAMIICYGDIRPGLRVLESGLGSGALTLFLLSAIGPDGMLVSVEMRPEFADLAMDNVRRFLGNLPAQWSVVISDIENPGLKGPFDRIILDLPEPWKAASAASELLKPGGIIATLSPQITQVHAVVKELKRRGFRFLQTFEVLKRDWYIDERRTRPVDRMVAHTGFLTFGRKVILPGAQALQEDLEEENSF, from the coding sequence GTGACCGTTTTTCAGCCGGGCGAATGGGTACTTCTCACAACCGATAAGGGCAAAAATTGGCTGGTTCGTCTTTCACCCGGAGAAAGTTTCTCGTGTCACCTTGGTAGTATCTCTCACGACGATATCATAGGCCGTGAAGAAGGGCATTGCTGGGTTACACCAAAGGGCGTCAATGTGTTTCTGTTTCGCCCCGCAATGAAAGATCTTCTTTTCCACCTTCGGAGAAAGACTCAGATTATCTACCCGAAGGATGCGGCCATGATAATCTGTTACGGGGACATTCGGCCGGGACTGAGGGTTCTTGAGTCAGGTCTGGGTTCCGGGGCATTGACGCTTTTTCTGCTCTCGGCCATAGGCCCCGATGGCATGCTGGTTTCCGTTGAAATGCGGCCCGAGTTTGCAGACCTGGCGATGGACAATGTACGGAGATTTTTGGGGAACTTACCGGCACAGTGGAGCGTGGTCATCTCCGATATTGAAAACCCCGGCCTTAAAGGGCCCTTTGACCGGATCATTCTGGATTTGCCGGAGCCGTGGAAAGCGGCATCTGCCGCTTCGGAACTGCTTAAACCTGGTGGCATTATTGCCACCCTCAGTCCTCAGATTACTCAGGTACACGCCGTGGTGAAGGAGTTGAAACGCCGGGGTTTTCGTTTTCTTCAGACCTTCGAAGTACTTAAAAGGGACTGGTACATAGACGAACGAAGGACTCGCCCTGTGGATCGTATGGTCGCACACACGGGGTTTCTCACCTTCGGAAGAAAAGTGATCTTACCCGGCGCACAGGCACTGCAAGAAGATCTAGAAGAGGAGAATTCTTTTTGA
- a CDS encoding PIG-L deacetylase family protein, with product MNSALNFSLNGRYENSITQLEIIAENWCMKQEQELIPYECSPLPEGPYLVCAPHPDDETFGMGGTIVNAVEKGIRVYVLFVTDGSAGGDGKTRKEEARRACNLLGVHEIYFWDFPDRQLISHGPAFEARFREIVESLCPRTVFVPSLFEFHPDHRATAFFVWKTLAGCRYAGQFWMYEVGRQGEANRLIDISSYMSKKIEAIRAYSSQLQCRHYEDVVVAINRARTFTLEGVRYAEAFFCIEAGDDLLALLEFRDRYVEGFSLAGLKKNSPLLDLLAVPVRRVRSLFFRR from the coding sequence ATGAACTCCGCCTTAAACTTTTCGTTAAACGGCAGGTACGAGAACAGCATAACCCAATTAGAAATTATAGCCGAGAATTGGTGTATGAAGCAGGAGCAGGAGCTAATACCCTACGAATGTTCTCCTTTACCTGAAGGGCCCTATCTGGTATGCGCTCCTCATCCGGATGACGAAACCTTCGGAATGGGCGGAACCATTGTTAACGCCGTTGAAAAAGGAATCAGGGTTTATGTTCTTTTCGTAACGGACGGATCGGCAGGAGGAGACGGAAAAACCCGAAAGGAAGAAGCCAGAAGGGCCTGCAATTTACTGGGGGTTCATGAGATTTACTTCTGGGATTTTCCGGACAGGCAATTGATTTCTCACGGTCCCGCTTTTGAAGCGCGTTTTCGGGAGATCGTTGAATCATTGTGCCCCCGGACGGTTTTCGTACCCTCACTTTTTGAGTTCCACCCTGATCATCGCGCTACGGCTTTTTTTGTGTGGAAAACTCTGGCCGGATGCAGATACGCCGGTCAATTCTGGATGTACGAGGTAGGCCGTCAGGGAGAGGCCAACCGGCTTATTGACATAAGCAGCTATATGTCAAAGAAAATTGAGGCCATAAGGGCTTACAGCAGTCAGCTTCAGTGCAGGCATTACGAAGATGTGGTGGTTGCCATAAACCGGGCCCGTACTTTCACGCTGGAAGGAGTACGGTATGCCGAAGCTTTCTTTTGCATAGAGGCAGGAGACGATTTATTGGCACTACTGGAGTTCCGGGATCGATACGTTGAAGGATTTTCTTTAGCGGGTCTCAAAAAGAATTCTCCTCTTCTAGATCTTCTTGCAGTGCCTGTGCGCCGGGTAAGATCACTTTTCTTCCGAAGGTGA
- a CDS encoding Fur family transcriptional regulator yields the protein MHSTETKKDDLLQFEKICRKFRLKVTPQRIAIYRAFISSEDHPSALQIFERLRRDFPTISLDTVNRTLQTFVEMGLGKVVEGTGEPRRFDPNLKKHHHFRCSRCDRIIDFSHPPYDFLEIPPDLKDRVAVKSVKVVLEGLCEECLRSTR from the coding sequence GTGCATAGTACAGAAACCAAAAAAGACGATCTTTTACAATTCGAAAAAATCTGCCGTAAGTTTCGGCTTAAAGTCACTCCCCAGCGGATAGCGATCTATCGAGCCTTTATCTCGTCGGAAGATCATCCGTCGGCCCTGCAGATTTTCGAGAGATTGAGGCGGGACTTTCCTACAATATCTCTCGATACCGTCAACAGAACCCTGCAGACCTTTGTTGAAATGGGACTGGGTAAGGTGGTGGAAGGTACGGGAGAGCCCAGAAGGTTTGATCCTAATCTTAAAAAGCATCATCATTTTAGATGTTCCAGATGCGATAGGATTATCGACTTCTCACACCCTCCCTACGACTTTCTTGAAATCCCCCCTGATCTGAAAGATCGAGTGGCGGTTAAGTCGGTCAAGGTCGTTCTGGAAGGGCTCTGTGAAGAATGCCTTAGGAGCACTCGCTGA